ATCGTGTGAATCGCCGTCCGGGCAACATCTGCTGTGCCGATTAAGCTGCCCAGGAACGCAACTCCGAGTACCGCGAACCCGGCTGCGATCAGCACCAACCGGCGATCGCGCAGCACTTCCAACAGGTTCACTGCTCTTTCCCGCGGAGCAGGTCCCAGCGATGCAGACCAGCCCGGTCGAGTCGGTAGTGTATCGCTGTCCCGAGCACGCCGAAGCCATAGGTTACCGAGCGTCGGAAATTGATTGAGGAAGCCTCCTTAAAATAGCGCGTCGGGCAGGAAATCTCGCCGAATCTGAAACTGGCGGCAAGCGCTTGCGCGATCATCTGATTATCGAATACGAAATCGTCCGAACAGCGATCGAGCGCCAAATGTTCCAGCACGCGGCGCGACCAAGCCCGGTAGCCCGAATGATATTCCGAGAATTTCTGGCCGAGTAACAGGTTTTCGACCGCGGTAAGTCCGCGGTTTGCGACATATTTCCAGGCAGGCATTCCGCCTGCGAGGGCGCCGCGTCCGAGAATACGCGACGCCATCACGGCGTCGTAGTGCCCGGAGGCGATCATCGACGCCATAGCGGGCACCAAGCGTGGCGAATACTGATAGTCCGGGTGAAGCATCACTACTATATCTGCCCCGCGCGCCAGTGCAGCCGCGTAGCAGGTCTTTTGGTTAGCGCCGTATCCGCGGTTTTCAGTATGCATGATCGTGTGTAGGCCAAGCAACTCGGCCACCTGCACCGTGCCGTCGACGCTCGCATCATCGGTCAGGATAAGGTCGTCGACAATAGACCGATCAATCTCACTGATTGTCCGTGCAAGTGTCTGCGCCGCATTGTAGGCGGGCAGCACGACGGCAACCCGTTGATTATTCAGCACTCATGTAATCCTGACACAATCTCTTACATTTGAGAAGACGGACATTGACAATTTTGTCAATGGGCGATTGGTTGGAACGGACTACCGTCATAAGCAATCTTGCAAAATCAGATATTTCCAGAGAATCAGTTCGATGTTACGATTTTCTGATATTTGACGAGGTCAAGCGCGAACGTGGGTGCCTCGACCGGCAGTCGGGCGAAACCGTGGTGTAGGTAGAAGGCTTCGGCCGCCGGGGAGATGGCGTGGACGATCACGAACCGGGCCGACACCTCGGCGGAGGCACGTAGCGCCCGGTCAATAACGTCGGCCAGCATCGCGCGGCCTAGTCCCCTGCCCTGCCACGGACTATCGATTGCCAGCCGTCCCAAGACAACGGTGGGGATAGTTTTGGGCATATTCTGGCGCATGGAGCCGATGACTTCGTGTGCGAGGATCTGGCCCATGCTCAGGGCAAAGTAGCCAACGATTTTCTGTGACCCGACCGGGCAAACTACATAGGTCCGGCTTGCCGCCGCGCGGAAATTGTCCAGGGCACGGTGCCGTAACCAATCGTCAAGGATCGGCTCGCCTGAATCAAAGGCGGGCAGTATCTCAGGCACTTTGCCACGGCACTTTGGCCTGCAGGATACGCTTCATCCCGGCAGTTTCCGAGTGGGTCGCCGGCGCGTCCATCCAATCCATCACCTTCTGAAAGGCTTTGGCGTCGGCGTAGAGGGTGGATTGATCGAGAAGGATGTTTTTTGCCTCCTTGAGCGCCGAAGCCATCATGAACTGAGAGCGATTGGTGCCCACCAGTTCGGCAGCCTGGTCGATGAGGCTCTTATCCTGTGCGCGAGCCCGCAGATGGATGTTAACCTCGGCGAGGGATGGTTGGGCTTTCATGCCGAGAAGTGTAACTCATGTGTGTTATCATTGTCAACACAACAACAAGGCAAGACTTTCGAAAAGCAGACTTGCTCGGGTGAATCAATGGCTTACAGTTCCCGTAAGATATGCCCGGGACAGACCTACCTGCCGAAGCATCGAGCTTGCCAAGCAGGCGCCGGCTGGAATCTTATTCCGCAGTGGCCAAGCATAGGCTTGCCAGAGGTCTATTGTTCACTTTCGCATTTCCTTGGGATGGCGTTTAGGATCGAACCACTGCTTGCCATCCTTCTCGCTGAGCCACGGATTTCCGAACGCTCGGCTTACCGGCGGCTCGTTGTAGGTCAGATCGGTATCCCGCACGGCAGCTCGCTCGCGGCGATGCTCACGCTGCTTGAACAACTTGTCACTTGCCGCGGTGGTCCAACCACAGCCTGGATTTTTCCGTCTCGAACGGGACATATCGCTGGAGCCTTTGTCCGTCACGCTGCCTTGTGCAGCGTAAAGTCCACATGCACCGCATCGTAGGGAAAGGCCACGCGTCCACTGTCTGTCCGATCGAGCACCCCGGCGGTTAACAAGGCTTGCACATCGCCATGCACGGCCTTCACGTCTCGATCGACCTGGCGGGCCACTTCGCGGATGGTCATTTCGCCATGTCCGGTCATCGCTTGCAGGATGTCCCATCGCTTGGCGGTAAGCACCTTCCATAGCAGTTCGACTGTCCCGAAGCTGATGAACTCGCCCACCTGTTCGCCACGAAAGGCGGCGGCCATCTGGCGTTGGGTGTCCTCGATCGAGGATACACCGAGCGTTACGGTTCGCATTGTCCTGCCCTCCACGTTGCCACGTCCTTCCAGAAATCAGCTTGCAGGGTGGCCAGATCAATAAAATGGTACGTCATCTCGCGTTTCCCGACATGCTTGTGGTCGCTTTTGCCGGCCTCATTGTCGTAGCGCAGGACGCAGATGTCTTCCGATACCAAGGCCAGGCGGTATTTAAAGCTGTGCGCGCTGCCACGCACAGGGGCGGGCACCCACCAGATCACCATTTCGATGAATGCCGTTTCCGATAGACCTTCGCGTTTTCGGAACAGCAATTCGGCTTCCATGTTGGAGTATGTGCCAACAAATCAGCGCGTTGTCAATTACTCCAACAGCCGAGGCGTTCCGGTGGCACCCGGCCCTACAGCGCTGAATTTTGCGGTGTCGCGTAATTTGTGAAATCCGCGACATCTCGCCCCTGCCCCGCAAAGCCCCTGCCTGCCTGGGTATTTCTTGTCGCATATCGTTGTCGCGAGTAGTAGAATGCTTGCGACATGATTTGCGACAGGTGAACCCATGCCCAAGAAGCCTCCCGCCGGTCCGCTGATCGGCTACGCCCGTGTGTCCACCCAAGGTCAGGACCTCGCACATCAGCGGGCCACGCTGTGCGAAGCCAGATGCACTCGGATTTTCGAGGAAAAGGTTAGCGGCGCGAAGCGTGACCGGCCCGAACTGGGGCGGCTGCTCGACCATCTGCGTGCCGGCGATGTGGTGACAGTCACACGCCTGGATCGCCTGGCCCGCTCCACCCGTGACCTGTTGGAGATCGCTGAGCGCATCAAGGAGGCCGGCGCGGGCTTGCGTTCCCTGGCCGAACCTTGGGCCGACACCACAACGCCGGCCGGGCGCATGGTTCTGACCGTGTTCGCCGGCATAGCCGACTTCGAGCGGTCCCTGATCGTGGAGCGCACCAGCGCCGGCCGGATCGCGGCCAAAGCGCGCGGCGTGCGTTTTGGTCCCCGCCCGTCCCTCGCGGCCGAGCAGATCGCCCATGCCCGCCAGCTCATCAAGGGGGAAGGCAAGCCCGTGGCCGAGGTTGCCCGCTTGCTGGGGGTCCATCGGGCCACGCTCTACCGAGCATTAGAGGCTCCGTCTGCCCGTGCTGGATAAATACATAAATGCTCTATTGAGCATTTACTTAAATGAG
Above is a genomic segment from Acidiphilium acidophilum containing:
- a CDS encoding GNAT family N-acetyltransferase; the protein is MPEILPAFDSGEPILDDWLRHRALDNFRAAASRTYVVCPVGSQKIVGYFALSMGQILAHEVIGSMRQNMPKTIPTVVLGRLAIDSPWQGRGLGRAMLADVIDRALRASAEVSARFVIVHAISPAAEAFYLHHGFARLPVEAPTFALDLVKYQKIVTSN
- a CDS encoding type II toxin-antitoxin system TacA family antitoxin, translated to MKAQPSLAEVNIHLRARAQDKSLIDQAAELVGTNRSQFMMASALKEAKNILLDQSTLYADAKAFQKVMDWMDAPATHSETAGMKRILQAKVPWQSA
- a CDS encoding toxin-antitoxin system TumE family protein, producing MEAELLFRKREGLSETAFIEMVIWWVPAPVRGSAHSFKYRLALVSEDICVLRYDNEAGKSDHKHVGKREMTYHFIDLATLQADFWKDVATWRAGQCEP
- a CDS encoding glycosyltransferase family 2 protein; its protein translation is MLNNQRVAVVLPAYNAAQTLARTISEIDRSIVDDLILTDDASVDGTVQVAELLGLHTIMHTENRGYGANQKTCYAAALARGADIVVMLHPDYQYSPRLVPAMASMIASGHYDAVMASRILGRGALAGGMPAWKYVANRGLTAVENLLLGQKFSEYHSGYRAWSRRVLEHLALDRCSDDFVFDNQMIAQALAASFRFGEISCPTRYFKEASSINFRRSVTYGFGVLGTAIHYRLDRAGLHRWDLLRGKEQ
- a CDS encoding recombinase family protein; amino-acid sequence: MPKKPPAGPLIGYARVSTQGQDLAHQRATLCEARCTRIFEEKVSGAKRDRPELGRLLDHLRAGDVVTVTRLDRLARSTRDLLEIAERIKEAGAGLRSLAEPWADTTTPAGRMVLTVFAGIADFERSLIVERTSAGRIAAKARGVRFGPRPSLAAEQIAHARQLIKGEGKPVAEVARLLGVHRATLYRALEAPSARAG
- a CDS encoding HVO_A0114 family putative DNA-binding protein, yielding MRTVTLGVSSIEDTQRQMAAAFRGEQVGEFISFGTVELLWKVLTAKRWDILQAMTGHGEMTIREVARQVDRDVKAVHGDVQALLTAGVLDRTDSGRVAFPYDAVHVDFTLHKAA